The window CCAGTTTCCCTCATCGTCGCGTACTTTCCTGTGACACCAGGCGCATAGGGGCAGCAGGCCGCGCAGGGTTTTCACCTGCCCGAGAGCGAGCGAGAGCTCCTCGGCCTGGCGACGAAAGCGTTGCTCGGACTCTCGCTTGAGGCGGAAGCGGTTGATGGCGATCCCCGCGATGACGAGCAGCAGCACCGCCGCGATCAGCGCCATGTTGCGTTCAGCGGCGCGTCGCCCGAGCGCTTCCTCTCGCAGAGCGGCCTCGTGCTCCAGCCGCTCCGCATGACGTTCGGCCTCATGCGCCTCGAGTGTTGCGCGCATCTCCGAGCGGAGCCGCGCTCGTTCCTGTTCGCGCATGCGTCGCTGCAGCGCCAGCTGCTTTTCGAGCAGACTGCCCGCGGCGGGTACGTTTCCGCTCGCGGCCTCGGCCGCGGCCAACCCCGCGAGGGCGTCGCCGATGATCGTCGTCTGGTCGAGACTTTCGGCGATCGAGAGCGCGCTGCTGCAATTCTCCACGGCCTCTCCCGAACGTCCCAGGAGGAGCTGGACACGACAGAGAATCAGTAATGTCTCCGCCTTGCCGTGCGGGTTCGGAGGATCGTCGCGAAGAGTCAGGGAGGCGTTCAACTTCCGGATTGACTGGTCGGGGCGGCCGAGCGATGCGAGCGCCTGCCCCTGAGACTTGAGCGCTGCGGCAAGCGCACGGCGGTTGTCGACCGCCCGCCACGCCGCTTCGGCCCGGATGAACGACTCGAGCGCCTCCTCATGCTTCCCCTGATCCGCGAGAACCTCGCCGATGTTGTGGTGCGAGAACCCGGCGCCGTCCCGGTCGCCGAGCTCGAGCTTCATCGCGAGCGAGCGGCGGTGATACTCGAGAGCCTGCTCGTACTCACCGAGGCGGCGGTAGCTGTTACCGACATTGTTGAGGCTCTGTGACAGGCCATGGCGGTCGCCCAGCTCTTCGTAGATCCGCAGCTCCTCGAGCCCGTGACGCAGCGCGGCGGCCGGCTTTGGTCCCGGCTGTTCTCGATCAGCCCGAGGATGTTGTGTGCGTCCGCCGCGAGCTGTCGGTTCCCCGTGGCGCGAGCGAGGCGAAGGGCCTCGCTACCGGCCTCGAGCGCGAGGGCATACTCCCCGCGCGCCCGCCTCTCCTCGGCCAGTTTGATGAGCGCCTCGCCTTCCGTGGCCGCCTGGGCGATCGCCGGCACCGGCAAACAGAGGGTTACCGCAACGATCAGACAAGCCAGAAGGTCGCGCATCAAGGGATGCTATCACCGGCAAACGAGGGAAGTGAGGATCACGGTGATACCGATGGAAAACGCTGAGCGGAACGATTCGACAGGTGAAAATCGCCGACTGCACTCCCGGGTCGGCTTCCATCTCCGCCTTTCCACCATAATGTTCCGAGCGGTGAGGGAGCCTGAGACCCAACGATAGATTCGAGCGAACGACATGCGATGAACAGACGAACCTTTCTCGGATATCTCTCTGCTGTTCCGCTGGTAGCGCGTCTCGACGGCTCGAGGTTGTTCGCCGAGCCGCCTCCCCGGATCGTGGTCATCGGTGCCGGCTCTTTCGGTTCATGGACGGCACTCCACCTCCACCGGATGGGCGCGCATGTGACGCTGGTCGATGCATGGGGTCCCGGGAACCCCCGCTCGAGCTCGGGCGGCGAGAGCCGCGTGATCCGCGCAATCTACGGACGGGATCGCATCTATGTCGAAATGGTGAAGCGAGCGTATGAACTATGGGAAGAGCTCGAACGGTCCGTCGATGAACGGCTCTACGTGGAGACCGGAGCGCTCTGGATGCATCGAGGCGACGACGGTTACGTTCGGTCGTCGCTTCCGATCGTCGAGGAGCTCGGATTCCCTGTCGACGAGATGACGCTCGCTGAGGCTACCCGGCGATATCCGCAGATCCGGTTCGAAGGGATCGAGTCGATCTGGCTCGAGCGACGGGCCGGGGCTCTCTTCGCACGCGAAGGGTGTATC is drawn from Acidobacteriota bacterium and contains these coding sequences:
- a CDS encoding tetratricopeptide repeat protein; protein product: MKLELGDRDGAGFSHHNIGEVLADQGKHEEALESFIRAEAAWRAVDNRRALAAALKSQGQALASLGRPDQSIRKLNASLTLRDDPPNPHGKAETLLILCRVQLLLGRSGEAVENCSSALSIAESLDQTTIIGDALAGLAAAEAASGNVPAAGSLLEKQLALQRRMREQERARLRSEMRATLEAHEAERHAERLEHEAALREEALGRRAAERNMALIAAVLLLVIAGIAINRFRLKRESEQRFRRQAEELSLALGQVKTLRGLLPLCAWCHRKVRDDEGNWTRLETFVQRHTDAEVTHSICPECKETTFPKKTGGKDGDQ